A window of the Hordeum vulgare subsp. vulgare chromosome 5H, MorexV3_pseudomolecules_assembly, whole genome shotgun sequence genome harbors these coding sequences:
- the LOC123395535 gene encoding probable purple acid phosphatase 20 has protein sequence MGKKKSTAALALLVLAASALSSLTPACLAVTSPYVRPSPRATLSLARDADAGGLTPQQVHVSAVGPDKMRVTWITDDDAPATVEYGTASGQYPFSATGTTTSYSYLMYHSGNIHDAVVGPLKPSTTYYYRYSSDPSREFSFRTPPSGLPFTFAIAGDLGQTEWTNSTLQHIAAADYDMLLLPGDLSYADLDQTRWDSYGRLVEPLASARPWMVTEGNHEVEKIPLLERHPFKSYNARWRMPYDAGASPSGSNLYYSLDVAGGAVHVIMLGSYTDYDAGTAQHRWLQGDLAGVDRGKTPFVVALVHAPWYNSNKAHQGEGDGMRDAMEALLYGARVDAVFAGHVHAYERFARVYGDKEDQCGPVYVTIGDGGNREGLAEKYIEPQPKTSVFREASFGHGRLQVVNVTHALWTWHRNDDDEPVVADQTWITSLASNPACKK, from the exons atggggaagaagaagagcacGGCGGCGCTGGCCCTCCTCGTCCTCGCCGCCTCCGCGCTGTCGTCGCTGACCCCGGCGTGCCTCGCCGTCACGTCGCCGTACGTGCGCCCGAGCCCCAGGGCGACGCTCTCATTGGCCCGGGACGCCGACGCCGGCGGCCTGACGCCGCAGCAG GTGCATGTGTCGGCTGTAGGCCCTGACAAGATGAGGGTTACATGGATTACCGACGACGACGCACCGGCGACGGTGGAGTACGGCACGGCTTCAGGCCAGTACCCCTTCTCGGCCACCGGAACCACCACCAGTTACTCCTACCTCATGTACCACTCGGGGAACATCCACGACGCCGTCGTCGGCCCACTGAAACCCAGCACCACCTACTACTACCGCTACAGTTCCGACCCGTCGCGGGAGTTCTCCTTCCGAACGCCCCCGTCAGGCCTCCCCTTCACCTTCGCCATCGCCG GCGACCTGGGCCAGACGGAGTGGACCAACTCCACGCTGCAGCACATCGCGGCCGCCGACTATGACATGCTGCTCCTCCCCGGCGACCTGTCGTACGCCGACTTGGACCAGACGCGCTGGGACTCGTACGGCCGCCTCGTGGAGCCCCTGGCGAGCGCGCGGCCCTGGATGGTGACCGAGGGCAACCACGAGGTGGAGAAGATCCCCCTCCTCGAGCGCCACCCCTTCAAGTCGTACAACGCGCGGTGGCGCATGCCGTACGACGCCGGCGCCTCGCCGTCGGGGTCCAACCTCTACTACTCCTTGGACGTGGCCGGCGGCGCCGTGCACGTCATCATGCTGGGCTCGTACACGGACTACGACGCCGGCACGGCGCAGCACAGGTGGCTGCAGGGCGACCTCGCCGGGGTCGACCGCGGGAAGACGCCGTTCGTGGTGGCGCTGGTGCACGCGCCGTGGTACAACAGCAACAAGGCGCACCAGGGGGAGGGCGACGGCATGCGGGACGCCATGGAGGCGCTGCTCTACGGCGCCCGCGTGGACGCGGTGTTCGCCGGGCACGTGCACGCGTACGAGAGGTTCGCGCGCGTGTACGGCGACAAGGAGGACCAGTGCGGGCCGGTGTACGTGACCATCGGAGACGGCGGGAACCGGGAAGGGCTGGCGGAGAAGTACATCGAACCGCAGCCCAAGACGTCGGTGTTTCGGGAGGCCAGCTTCGGGCACGGCAGGCTGCAGGTGGTGAACGTCACGCACGCCCTGTGGACGTGGCAccggaacgacgacgacgagcccGTGGTGGCTGACCAGACTTGGATCACCAGTCTCGCGTCCAACCCTGCTTGTAAAAAATGA